One genomic region from Saprospiraceae bacterium encodes:
- a CDS encoding tyrosine-type recombinase/integrase, which produces MPWNIKKIPRPRKEKKLPTILSKEDVVKIIENAPTYKQQVLLTFIYTTGMRLSESINVCFEDIDSNRLQIRVNKGKGNKDRFILVPPVLIDLLRDYYKKVKPIKYLFNGIHKGKPYSPRSVQLTMAQSKKLAHINKKCSIHTLRNCYATHHLEGGTPA; this is translated from the coding sequence ATGCCCTGGAATATTAAAAAAATACCTAGACCGCGCAAAGAGAAGAAACTACCCACTATATTATCCAAAGAAGATGTAGTCAAAATCATTGAGAATGCCCCTACCTATAAACAACAGGTATTACTCACCTTCATTTATACCACAGGCATGAGACTCAGCGAATCTATTAATGTATGTTTTGAAGACATTGACAGTAATAGATTACAGATACGAGTAAATAAAGGCAAGGGCAATAAAGATCGATTTATATTGGTGCCCCCTGTACTCATTGATCTTCTACGAGATTATTATAAAAAAGTAAAACCCATAAAATATTTATTTAATGGTATTCACAAAGGAAAGCCTTACTCTCCCAGATCTGTACAGCTTACCATGGCACAAAGTAAAAAGTTGGCACATATAAACAAGAAATGTTCTATACACACACTACGAAACTGTTATGCAACCCATCATCTCGAAGGTGGCACACCTGCCTGA
- a CDS encoding transposase zinc-binding domain-containing protein yields MCRKASIYQTPNRLSTDPLSTKSGYSNTNSIGALFRDHGEEYIRIYKPSIQQIKLIRAIRVCKTPALGGHVFICKDCGHKHFVYHSCGHSHCMICQSIKREQCLPVR; encoded by the coding sequence ATGTGTAGAAAGGCATCGATATATCAAACACCCAATCGACTCTCTACAGATCCGTTATCAACCAAATCGGGGTATTCCAACACCAATAGCATAGGTGCTCTTTTCAGAGACCATGGTGAAGAGTATATCCGCATCTACAAACCTTCGATTCAACAAATAAAACTCATACGCGCGATTCGGGTATGCAAAACGCCTGCTTTAGGTGGCCATGTATTTATTTGCAAAGATTGTGGTCATAAACATTTTGTTTATCATAGCTGTGGTCATAGTCACTGCATGATCTGTCAAAGCATCAAGCGTGAACAGTGCCTGCCTGTCCGGTAG
- a CDS encoding transposase, which translates to MLPHQLNGLARNNESIMYSLILRVAWLTVKSIMAKYCATPGMTSILHTFGSDMKYHIHVHALVTFGGLCKASCGDVHTNQWRFPKFSDKIERYRTICSTYKNIFIQEFLLLYHTHKINYHLPIDDILHEVQKIRWVVHSTHPTMNTIVIEKYLARYINRVAISNNRLQYLKDNHKVIILYNDYKNQLSGCPAPKAFKELDPIPAIHQILEHVLPPHFQKTRKYGLHHHSFKCTHTIPDALRRESDTVRTLFQIITQLCKQSAFKCDQCGSDQLYMEIVIPDNNYIFKFISLDFLKAPPPMNPDIKPNFQNNMMQSPGAHAIPIPSHKHFIHSNA; encoded by the coding sequence ATGTTACCTCATCAGCTCAATGGACTTGCTCGCAACAATGAGTCTATTATGTATTCACTTATCCTTCGTGTCGCATGGCTAACTGTAAAATCAATTATGGCCAAATACTGTGCTACGCCTGGCATGACTTCAATACTCCATACATTTGGATCAGACATGAAGTATCATATTCATGTCCACGCTTTGGTCACCTTTGGCGGATTATGCAAAGCATCCTGCGGAGATGTACACACCAACCAATGGAGGTTTCCGAAATTCAGTGATAAAATCGAGCGGTATCGCACGATCTGTAGCACCTATAAAAATATTTTTATTCAAGAGTTCTTATTACTTTATCATACTCATAAAATAAATTATCACTTACCCATAGATGATATACTCCATGAAGTTCAAAAAATAAGATGGGTAGTACACAGTACTCACCCTACCATGAATACTATTGTAATCGAAAAATATCTTGCCCGATATATTAATCGCGTGGCCATTTCCAATAATAGATTACAATACCTCAAAGACAATCATAAAGTAATCATTCTGTATAATGATTACAAAAATCAGCTGTCTGGCTGCCCTGCCCCCAAAGCGTTTAAAGAACTCGATCCTATTCCCGCTATTCATCAGATACTAGAACATGTACTCCCCCCTCATTTTCAAAAAACCAGAAAGTATGGTCTTCATCACCATTCATTTAAATGCACTCATACTATTCCCGATGCTTTACGGAGAGAGTCTGATACTGTGAGGACTTTATTTCAAATCATTACTCAGCTATGCAAGCAATCCGCCTTCAAGTGTGATCAATGTGGCTCTGATCAGCTTTACATGGAAATCGTAATACCTGACAATAATTACATTTTCAAATTTATTTCTTTAGATTTTCTTAAAGCTCCTCCTCCAATGAATCCAGATATTAAACCCAATTTTCAGAATAATATGATGCAATCACCTGGTGCTCATGCTATTCCTATTCCATCACACAAACATTTCATCCATTCGAATGCATAA
- a CDS encoding metallophosphoesterase, whose translation MADFKFIHLSDLHFHGGSSQRHKTHSHSIPHLKGIQKVVQKEKENMDRLIISGDISHYGDDDNLLRAKQWIFSSMEIGNEERISLGLDENEHDKVRLVPGNHDAWNSKSRNGKIIDIRQKSLENFNYVFRRNGKDVIPFPDGYYFDWLQKGERGVFIVFLDSSYMGDTQIENENPELTIIDRVAKGKISKKQAESVLMLYDKGLLGKLEDPYNSGKYIDKSVFSKALKIVVMHHYIFEPSGQKREPLLQLREKESVFKNFALADTDILMCGHKHYAEIKDHLYLHHFDRRAKARYIFNYFRRLIGIHSLPFQYSDKKGKKENKLISTLISLFLINKYKSHNDNKDIISDDSFIEPLSEILVRGIDNPEGFEAELKSFINECNASALDDGILDEAELSEITKRVRTSLSAEEREKLKELTKHLKRVIKELFSRQFLQLMVGSACKAHDDEKKIQVL comes from the coding sequence ATGGCAGACTTTAAATTCATTCATCTTTCAGACTTGCATTTTCATGGAGGCTCTTCTCAACGACACAAGACACACTCGCATTCCATACCGCATTTAAAGGGCATTCAAAAAGTTGTCCAAAAGGAAAAAGAAAATATGGATAGATTAATCATTAGTGGTGATATTAGCCATTATGGAGACGATGACAACTTGTTGAGAGCAAAACAATGGATTTTTAGTTCAATGGAAATTGGGAACGAGGAAAGAATATCTCTTGGTCTTGATGAAAATGAGCATGATAAAGTGAGATTAGTTCCAGGTAATCATGATGCTTGGAATTCAAAATCAAGAAATGGAAAAATAATTGACATACGACAAAAATCTCTAGAAAACTTTAATTATGTTTTCAGAAGAAATGGCAAAGATGTTATTCCTTTTCCCGATGGTTATTATTTCGATTGGTTACAGAAAGGCGAGCGTGGTGTATTCATTGTATTCCTTGACTCAAGTTACATGGGGGACACACAAATTGAGAATGAAAATCCAGAGCTTACTATAATAGACAGAGTTGCAAAAGGAAAGATATCTAAAAAACAAGCTGAAAGCGTCCTTATGCTTTATGACAAAGGTTTATTGGGTAAACTTGAAGACCCCTATAATAGTGGTAAGTATATAGACAAATCTGTTTTTTCTAAGGCTTTGAAAATTGTTGTAATGCACCACTATATTTTTGAGCCTTCTGGACAAAAGCGTGAGCCACTTCTTCAACTTAGAGAAAAAGAATCTGTTTTTAAAAATTTTGCTTTAGCAGACACAGACATTCTAATGTGCGGTCACAAGCATTATGCTGAAATTAAAGACCATTTGTATTTACATCATTTTGATAGAAGAGCAAAGGCAAGGTATATTTTTAATTATTTCAGAAGACTTATTGGAATTCACTCACTGCCATTCCAATATTCCGACAAAAAGGGCAAAAAAGAAAACAAACTAATTTCTACTTTGATTTCTCTTTTCTTGATAAATAAGTATAAATCTCATAATGACAACAAAGACATAATATCAGACGACAGCTTTATAGAACCATTGTCAGAAATTTTAGTCAGAGGGATTGACAATCCAGAGGGTTTTGAAGCAGAATTAAAATCCTTTATCAACGAATGCAACGCTTCTGCTCTTGATGATGGCATTTTGGACGAGGCAGAACTTTCTGAAATAACAAAAAGAGTTAGAACATCACTTAGTGCAGAGGAGAGAGAAAAACTAAAGGAACTTACTAAACACTTGAAAAGAGTAATCAAAGAATTATTCTCAAGACAGTTTTTACAATTAATGGTTGGCTCAGCTTGCAAAGCACATGACGATGAAAAAAAAATACAGGTCCTTTAA
- a CDS encoding tyrosine-type recombinase/integrase: MHYYLRYCHDHHPNEELTDDIAKEYILHRYALGLDWQTVNSDYSSIQKFYKNIILMPWNIKKIPRPRKEKKLPTILSKEDVVKIIENAPTYKQQVLLTFIYTTGMRLSESINVCFEDIDSNRLQIRVNKGKGNKDRFILVPPVLIDLLRDYYKKVKPIKYLFNGIHKGKPYSPRSVQLTMAQSKKVGTYKQEMFYTHYETVMQPIISKVAHLPDGSQGFSIPTGANGA, encoded by the coding sequence GTGCATTATTATCTTCGATACTGTCATGATCATCATCCCAACGAAGAGTTAACTGACGACATAGCTAAAGAATATATATTACATCGATATGCTCTAGGTCTTGACTGGCAGACCGTGAACAGTGACTATTCTTCTATTCAAAAATTTTATAAGAATATAATCTTAATGCCCTGGAATATTAAAAAAATACCTAGACCGCGCAAAGAGAAGAAACTACCCACTATATTATCCAAAGAAGATGTAGTCAAAATCATTGAGAATGCCCCTACCTATAAACAACAGGTATTACTCACCTTCATTTATACCACAGGCATGAGACTCAGCGAATCTATTAATGTATGTTTTGAAGACATTGACAGTAACAGATTACAGATACGAGTAAATAAAGGCAAGGGAAATAAAGATCGATTTATATTGGTGCCCCCTGTACTCATTGATCTTCTACGAGATTATTATAAAAAAGTAAAACCCATAAAATATTTATTTAATGGTATTCACAAAGGAAAGCCTTACTCTCCCAGATCTGTACAGCTTACCATGGCACAAAGTAAAAAAGTTGGCACATATAAACAAGAAATGTTCTATACACACTACGAAACTGTTATGCAACCCATCATCTCGAAGGTGGCACACCTGCCTGACGGCAGTCAGGGATTTAGTATTCCTACAGGAGCAAATGGGGCATAA
- a CDS encoding transposase zinc-binding domain-containing protein produces MCRKASIYQTPNRLSTDPLSTKSGYSNTNSIGALFRDHGEEYIRIYKPSIQQIKLIRAIRVCKTPALGGHVFICKDCGHKHFVYHSCGHSHCMICQSIKREQCLPVR; encoded by the coding sequence ATGTGTAGAAAGGCATCGATATATCAAACACCCAATCGACTCTCTACAGATCCGTTATCAACCAAATCGGGGTATTCCAACACCAATAGCATAGGTGCTCTTTTCAGAGACCATGGTGAAGAGTATATCCGCATCTACAAACCTTCGATTCAACAAATAAAACTCATACGCGCGATTCGGGTATGCAAAACGCCTGCTTTAGGTGGTCATGTATTTATTTGCAAAGATTGTGGTCATAAACATTTTGTTTATCATAGCTGTGGTCATAGTCACTGCATGATCTGTCAAAGCATCAAGCGTGAACAGTGCCTGCCTGTCCGGTAG
- a CDS encoding transposase, with amino-acid sequence MDKLSNTLLQVPYIHSVFTLPHQLNGLARNNESIMYSLILRVAWLTVKSIMAKYCATPGMTSILHTFGSDMKYHIHVHALVTFGGLCKASCGDVHTNQWRFPKFSDKIERYRTICSTYKNIFIQEFLLLYHTHKINYHLPIDDILHEVEKIRWVVHSTHPTMNTIVIEKYLARYINRVAISNNRLQYLKDNHKGWSSSPFI; translated from the coding sequence ATGGATAAGCTCAGCAATACTTTACTACAAGTACCATATATCCATTCCGTTTTTACGTTACCTCATCAGCTCAATGGACTTGCTCGCAACAATGAGTCTATTATGTATTCACTTATCCTTCGTGTCGCATGGCTAACTGTAAAATCAATTATGGCCAAATACTGTGCTACGCCTGGCATGACTTCAATACTCCATACATTTGGATCAGACATGAAGTATCATATTCATGTCCACGCTTTGGTCACCTTTGGCGGATTATGCAAAGCATCCTGCGGAGATGTACACACCAACCAATGGAGGTTTCCGAAATTCAGTGATAAAATCGAGCGGTATCGCACGATCTGTAGCACCTATAAAAATATTTTTATTCAAGAGTTCTTATTACTTTATCATACTCATAAAATAAATTATCACTTACCTATAGATGATATACTCCATGAAGTTGAAAAAATAAGATGGGTAGTACACAGTACTCACCCTACCATGAATACTATTGTAATCGAAAAATATCTTGCCCGATATATTAATCGCGTGGCCATTTCCAATAATAGATTACAATACCTCAAAGACAATCATAAAGGATGGTCTTCATCACCATTCATTTAA